The Polyangium spumosum genome includes a window with the following:
- a CDS encoding tetratricopeptide repeat protein, giving the protein MVLTKAGLNRLLAEVLPQDADVDAFVAQHFGTVARRVARGADRAAKIALLVENADAKVLLDKISGARPDAVARNEHLLAEDKRVAGAPVPDAGPCVGRHALLADLGARVRRDAPEPVLLVGGAGLGKTTLALALLHAKASVDRFGGRRYVAHLDTAADTDAAVVEVSRALGVVPEAPLQDRIGDALRRAPALVVLDDLDVPLAKDPANVRDLLQKLTAIPGVAVIATARTDAARPEGFHVADVKPLDEAAARDAFCAVAGEARRSDPGLAFALPLASGNPLALALLARVAGDGPLDLAVRTWHQKQNELLMREDGPEEASAIEIAVALALASGRLSEEARRLVPLFASLPNGVRADDLANFAASGTSDAGVALAALGLAQDASGRYRIRRAVRELVASQRPGFEDSAKATQRYTALALSNGPNIGWPTGDDSAARLALDSDNIEVMILRGFDGPHRIACIDAAVALATFIGSSGHCTPRVVERARDAAREGGDKLGEADCTQALGDIALARGEVDEARARYLDALPIFHQARAGLSIAACLMRLGDIAAERDEYDEAKLRYSDAAPFYRHIGDKLGEANCVRNLAEIAAMRDDLDEARERYKEALPIFNELGDKAASAICMKGIADIAFQRTQYDEARVLYQEVGPLLEELGDRLSMAQCLQNLGDIAFALGEHSVAEGHYQKALPILKELGDKLAEGTCLSTLGDVALACTEIEDAQAYYLAALPLLREASEKLGEANCIQSLGDIALTQFEHDAARSHYETALGLFTALKDDYSIGWTHYRLAQVAADPDIFKNHLYAARDAWLRISRQDLIDDVNTEFPGIL; this is encoded by the coding sequence ATGGTCCTTACCAAGGCCGGTCTGAACCGGCTGCTCGCGGAAGTCCTGCCCCAAGACGCAGACGTCGACGCGTTCGTCGCACAGCACTTCGGCACCGTCGCCCGGCGCGTCGCGCGCGGGGCGGATCGCGCTGCGAAGATCGCGCTCCTCGTGGAGAACGCCGACGCGAAGGTTCTGCTCGACAAGATCTCCGGCGCGCGCCCGGACGCTGTCGCTCGGAACGAGCACCTGCTCGCCGAGGACAAACGGGTCGCTGGAGCGCCGGTGCCCGACGCAGGACCCTGCGTGGGTCGGCACGCGCTCCTCGCCGATCTCGGCGCGCGCGTCCGTCGCGACGCACCCGAGCCCGTGCTGCTCGTCGGCGGCGCGGGCCTCGGCAAGACGACGCTCGCGCTCGCGCTCCTCCACGCGAAGGCCTCCGTCGATCGCTTCGGCGGTCGCAGGTACGTCGCCCACCTCGACACCGCCGCCGACACCGACGCGGCCGTCGTCGAGGTCAGCCGCGCGCTCGGCGTCGTGCCCGAGGCGCCGCTCCAGGACCGCATCGGGGACGCGCTCCGCCGCGCGCCGGCCCTGGTCGTCCTCGACGATCTCGACGTGCCCCTCGCGAAGGACCCCGCCAACGTGCGTGACCTTCTCCAGAAGCTCACGGCCATCCCGGGCGTCGCCGTCATCGCCACGGCGCGCACGGACGCCGCGCGGCCCGAGGGCTTCCACGTCGCCGACGTCAAGCCCCTCGACGAGGCCGCTGCGCGTGACGCCTTCTGCGCCGTCGCCGGCGAGGCGCGCCGCTCCGATCCGGGCCTCGCCTTCGCGCTCCCCCTGGCGTCCGGCAATCCCCTCGCGCTCGCCTTGCTCGCGCGCGTCGCGGGGGACGGCCCGCTCGACCTCGCCGTGCGCACCTGGCACCAGAAGCAGAACGAGCTCCTCATGCGCGAGGACGGCCCCGAGGAGGCGAGCGCGATCGAGATCGCCGTCGCGCTCGCGCTCGCGAGCGGCCGCCTCTCGGAGGAAGCGCGCCGCCTCGTGCCGCTCTTCGCGTCGTTGCCGAACGGCGTTCGCGCGGACGACCTCGCGAACTTCGCCGCCTCCGGCACGTCCGACGCGGGCGTCGCGCTCGCGGCCCTCGGCCTCGCGCAGGATGCTTCGGGTCGTTATCGTATCCGTCGCGCCGTGCGCGAGCTCGTCGCCTCGCAGCGCCCTGGCTTCGAGGACAGCGCGAAGGCGACGCAGCGCTACACCGCGCTCGCGCTCTCGAACGGCCCGAACATCGGCTGGCCGACGGGCGACGACAGCGCGGCGCGCCTCGCCCTGGACAGCGACAACATCGAGGTGATGATCCTGCGTGGCTTCGACGGCCCGCATCGCATCGCTTGCATCGACGCTGCCGTCGCGCTCGCCACCTTCATCGGCTCCTCGGGCCACTGCACGCCGCGTGTCGTCGAGCGCGCGCGGGACGCGGCGCGCGAGGGTGGGGACAAACTCGGCGAGGCCGACTGCACGCAGGCCCTCGGCGACATCGCGCTCGCGCGTGGTGAGGTCGACGAGGCGCGCGCGCGTTACCTCGACGCGCTCCCGATCTTCCACCAGGCGCGCGCGGGCCTCAGCATCGCCGCGTGCCTCATGCGCCTCGGCGACATCGCGGCCGAGCGCGACGAGTACGACGAGGCGAAGCTGCGCTACAGCGACGCTGCGCCGTTCTACCGGCACATCGGCGACAAGCTCGGCGAGGCCAACTGCGTGCGCAACCTCGCCGAGATCGCGGCCATGCGTGACGATCTCGACGAGGCGCGCGAGCGTTACAAGGAGGCGCTGCCGATCTTCAACGAGCTCGGCGACAAGGCGGCGAGCGCGATCTGCATGAAGGGCATCGCGGACATCGCCTTCCAGCGCACGCAGTACGACGAGGCGCGCGTGCTCTACCAGGAGGTCGGCCCTCTCCTCGAGGAGCTCGGTGATCGCCTCTCGATGGCGCAGTGCCTGCAGAACCTCGGCGACATCGCGTTCGCGCTCGGCGAGCACTCCGTGGCCGAGGGTCATTACCAGAAGGCGCTGCCGATCCTGAAGGAGCTCGGCGACAAACTCGCCGAGGGCACGTGCCTGTCGACGCTCGGCGACGTCGCGCTCGCGTGCACCGAGATCGAGGACGCGCAGGCCTACTACCTCGCGGCGCTCCCCTTGCTCCGCGAGGCCTCCGAGAAGCTCGGCGAGGCGAACTGCATCCAGAGCCTCGGTGACATCGCGCTCACCCAGTTCGAGCACGACGCGGCCCGCTCGCATTACGAGACCGCCCTCGGCCTCTTCACGGCGCTGAAGGACGATTACTCGATCGGCTGGACGCATTACCGCCTGGCCCAGGTCGCGGCGGACCCGGACATCTTCAAGAACCACCTCTACGCCGCGCGTGACGCCTGGCTGCGCATCAGCCGCCAGGACCTCATCGACGACGTGAACACCGAGTTCCCCGGGATCCTCTAG
- a CDS encoding NAD-dependent epimerase/dehydratase family protein, with protein sequence MEVVVTGATGHVGANLTRALVERGDRVRVLYRHAPRALDGVECERVTGDVRDRDTVDRLVRGAELVYHCAAKISLEPVDPEVDTINVEGVRNITDACMRHGVRRLVHFSSIHAFSTEPASEVLDETRPLITDPRQPPYDRSKAAGHRVVLSAVEKGLDAVVLHPAAVLGPHDYMPSRMGRVLLSLAKGRMPGVVEGGFSWVDVRDIVAAALAADARGRRGENYLLSGHWLSVGQLAALAGEVTGRRPPRLTTPMWLARAVAPLAAGIAKVLRTDPLFNSVSLHALRIHRYASHAKARSELGYSPRPTKETLEATYAWFRAAGML encoded by the coding sequence ATGGAAGTCGTCGTCACCGGCGCCACGGGCCACGTGGGCGCGAACCTCACGCGTGCGCTCGTCGAGCGCGGCGATCGCGTGCGTGTGCTTTATCGTCATGCGCCGCGCGCGCTCGACGGCGTCGAATGCGAGCGCGTCACCGGCGACGTCCGTGATCGGGACACCGTCGATCGCCTCGTCCGCGGCGCCGAGCTCGTCTATCACTGCGCCGCCAAGATCTCGCTCGAGCCCGTCGACCCCGAGGTCGACACCATCAACGTCGAGGGCGTCCGCAACATCACGGACGCCTGCATGCGCCACGGTGTCCGCAGGCTCGTGCATTTCAGCTCGATTCACGCCTTCTCCACCGAACCTGCGAGCGAGGTCCTCGACGAGACGCGCCCCCTCATCACCGACCCGCGCCAGCCTCCGTACGACCGCTCCAAGGCGGCGGGACATCGCGTCGTCCTCTCCGCCGTCGAGAAGGGCCTCGACGCTGTCGTCCTTCATCCTGCGGCCGTCCTCGGCCCGCACGATTACATGCCCTCGCGGATGGGCCGCGTCCTGCTTTCGCTCGCCAAGGGCCGCATGCCTGGGGTCGTGGAGGGTGGCTTCTCCTGGGTCGACGTCCGTGACATCGTGGCAGCGGCGCTCGCGGCCGACGCCCGCGGCCGTCGTGGGGAGAACTACCTCCTCTCCGGCCATTGGCTCAGCGTCGGCCAGCTCGCGGCGCTCGCGGGTGAGGTCACGGGCCGCCGCCCGCCGCGCCTCACGACGCCCATGTGGCTCGCGCGTGCCGTCGCGCCATTGGCGGCGGGCATTGCGAAGGTCCTCCGCACCGACCCGCTCTTCAACAGCGTCTCCTTGCACGCGCTCCGCATTCATCGATATGCGAGCCACGCGAAGGCCCGCTCCGAGCTCGGGTATTCGCCGCGCCCCACGAAAGAGACGCTCGAGGCGACCTATGCGTGGTTCCGCGCGGCCGGCATGCTCTGA
- a CDS encoding enoyl-CoA hydratase/isomerase family protein, translated as MTETDLVLVERTGSIATITINRPTKMNALNAHLVAELARSFEALASSGEGEDVVRAAILTGAGKAFVAGADIGEMAEMTPIAAKRFADAGQRLCHRIEALPFPVIAAVNGFALGGGCELALACDFIYAAEGAKLGLPEVTLGVMPGFGGTQRLLRRVGAARARELVYTGDMVGAEQALVMGLVNAVFPAAELVLRARDAALKIASRGPLAVAAAKRVMLHGEGIDLASACELEAQAFAGLFGSEDQREGMKAFLGKAKPTFLGR; from the coding sequence ATGACGGAAACCGACCTCGTCCTCGTGGAGCGGACCGGATCGATCGCGACGATCACGATCAACCGGCCCACCAAGATGAACGCGCTGAACGCGCACCTCGTGGCGGAGCTCGCGCGCTCGTTCGAGGCGCTCGCGAGCTCCGGCGAAGGAGAGGACGTGGTGCGGGCGGCGATCCTCACGGGCGCGGGCAAGGCGTTCGTGGCGGGCGCGGACATCGGGGAGATGGCGGAGATGACGCCGATCGCGGCCAAGCGGTTCGCGGACGCGGGGCAGCGGCTCTGTCATCGGATCGAGGCGCTGCCGTTCCCGGTGATCGCCGCGGTGAACGGCTTCGCGCTCGGCGGCGGCTGCGAGCTCGCGCTCGCGTGTGACTTCATCTACGCGGCCGAGGGCGCGAAGCTCGGGCTGCCGGAGGTGACGCTCGGGGTGATGCCCGGCTTCGGCGGGACGCAGCGGCTCCTCAGGCGCGTGGGCGCGGCGCGGGCGCGGGAGCTCGTGTACACGGGCGACATGGTGGGCGCGGAGCAAGCGCTCGTGATGGGCCTCGTGAACGCGGTGTTCCCGGCGGCGGAGCTCGTGCTTCGCGCGCGTGACGCGGCGCTGAAGATCGCCTCGCGCGGGCCCCTCGCGGTGGCCGCGGCGAAGCGGGTGATGCTGCACGGAGAGGGGATCGACCTCGCCTCGGCATGCGAGCTCGAGGCGCAGGCGTTCGCGGGTCTGTTCGGGTCCGAGGATCAACGCGAGGGGATGAAGGCGTTCCTCGGCAAGGCGAAGCCGACGTTCCTGGGGCGTTAA
- a CDS encoding 3-hydroxyacyl-CoA dehydrogenase family protein, with product MNASSVKRIGVVGAGQMGRGIAQVAAAAGIEVVLCDASLEIADKGKSLIGKILGKQVEKGKMSADEHRALLDRIVPAGSMDGFSSAELAVEAATENVDLKIDLFRKADAALAPGAILASNTSSISITRLAAATSRPERVIGMHFMNPVPLMKLVEIVRGVQTSPETYALVHELAVRLGKTVITSEDRPGFLVNRMLIPFLNEACFTLQEGVGSPEDIDTGAKLGLNHPMGPLELADLIGLDTVLAIAEVLHKDLGEDKYRPAALLRNLVAAGWLGKKSGRGFYVYDEKGQKTTSSLAR from the coding sequence ATGAACGCTTCCTCGGTGAAACGGATTGGTGTCGTCGGCGCCGGCCAGATGGGCCGCGGCATCGCGCAGGTCGCAGCCGCGGCCGGGATCGAGGTCGTCCTCTGCGACGCCTCCCTGGAGATCGCGGACAAGGGCAAGTCGCTGATCGGCAAGATCCTCGGAAAGCAGGTAGAAAAGGGGAAGATGTCGGCCGACGAGCATCGGGCATTGCTCGATCGCATCGTCCCTGCCGGCAGCATGGATGGCTTCTCCTCCGCGGAGCTCGCCGTCGAGGCCGCGACCGAGAACGTCGACCTCAAGATCGACCTCTTCCGCAAGGCCGACGCGGCCCTCGCGCCCGGCGCGATCCTCGCCTCGAACACCTCGTCCATCTCGATCACGCGCCTCGCCGCGGCCACCTCGCGTCCCGAGCGGGTCATCGGCATGCACTTCATGAACCCCGTGCCGCTCATGAAGCTCGTGGAGATCGTGCGAGGCGTGCAGACCTCGCCCGAGACCTACGCCCTCGTCCACGAGCTCGCGGTTCGTCTCGGCAAGACGGTGATCACGAGCGAGGATCGACCCGGCTTCCTGGTCAACCGCATGTTGATCCCCTTCCTCAACGAGGCCTGCTTCACCTTGCAGGAGGGCGTGGGCAGCCCCGAGGACATCGACACCGGCGCCAAGCTCGGCCTGAACCACCCGATGGGCCCGCTCGAGCTCGCCGACCTCATCGGCCTCGACACGGTCCTCGCCATCGCCGAGGTGCTCCACAAGGACCTCGGCGAAGACAAGTACCGCCCCGCCGCGCTGCTCCGGAACCTCGTCGCGGCCGGCTGGCTCGGCAAGAAGAGCGGACGCGGCTTCTACGTGTACGACGAGAAAGGCCAGAAGACGACGAGCAGCCTGGCGCGTTAA